The following are encoded together in the Oreochromis niloticus isolate F11D_XX linkage group LG12, O_niloticus_UMD_NMBU, whole genome shotgun sequence genome:
- the LOC100712577 gene encoding uncharacterized protein LOC100712577 isoform X3, translated as MSGNETAILQQLAILVVCHGLAVGQISSYYFLLQRPMPWVKAQEFCQKYYVDLAVLTTEEQYFTVLNATPATKVSFWLGLKRQSVSSDWQWVNGEQLGYEHWYRRNYEGCCASLEAMLEKDKNLLARYCKEPHMVVCQGPHSPQSVTVDSVGAEHVNLSWNISAFMQTTPHSYNVTICDSRCETGLYSCTNGSAAMSISISNLTSGTKYFLQISAFVVRPDSVTGGNIILQSNPATVEVKTDHGIIFAVLMVIKLMLLAPPLCILYHILKKAGSFEESNHYISPVLLSTEDTVVDLVSQKTPGIG; from the exons ATGTCTGGCAATGAGACGGCAATTCTGCAACAGCTGGCGATTTTAG TGGTATGTCATGGCTTAGCAGTGGGTCAGATCTCTTCTTATTACTTCCTACTCCAAAGACCTATGCCATGGGTCAAAGCCCAGGAGTTCTGTCAGAAGTACTATGTGGACCTTGCTGTCCTGACCACAGAGGAGCAGTACTTCACTGTCCTGAATGCTACTCCTGCCACAAAAGTCAGCTTTTGGCTTGGTCTGAAGCGCCAGAGTGTCTCCAGTGACTGGCAGTGGGTGAATGGGGAACAACTGGGCTATGAACACTGGTATAGGAGAAACTATGAAGGCTGCTGTGCAAGTTTAGAGGCCATGCTGGAAAAAGACAAGAACCTGTTGGCTCGCTACTGTAAGGAACCACACATGGTCGTCTGTCAGG GTCCACATTCCCCTCAGTCGGTGACAGTGGACTCAGTGGGTGCGGAACATGTGAATCTTAGCTGGAATATCTCTGCCTTTATGCAGACGACACCACACAGTTACAATGTGACCATATGTGACAGCAGGTGTGAGACAGGCCTTTACTCCTGCACCAATGGTTCTGCAGCGATGAGCATCAGCATCTCCAACTTAACATCAGGCACAAAGTATTTCCTACAAATCTCTGCCTTTGTTGTTCGGCCTGACAGCGTTACTGGTGGAAACATCATCCTGCAAAGTAACCCTGCAACAGTAGAAGTTAAAACAG ATCACGGTATCATCTTTGCTGTTTTGATGGTCATCAAACTCATGTTGCTTGCTCCTCCACTGTGCATTCTTTATCATATCCTTAAAAAAG CAGGTAGTTTTGAAGAATCAAATCATTACATCTCTCCAGTGTTGCTCTCAACTGAAGACACAGTAGTTGATCTGGTCTCTCAGAAAACTCCAGGCATTGGTTAA
- the LOC100712577 gene encoding uncharacterized protein LOC100712577 isoform X2 produces MSGNETAILQQLAILVVCHGLAVGQISSYYFLLQRPMPWVKAQEFCQKYYVDLAVLTTEEQYFTVLNATPATKVSFWLGLKRQSVSSDWQWVNGEQLGYEHWYRRNYEGCCASLEAMLEKDKNLLARYCKEPHMVVCQGPHSPQSVTVDSVGAEHVNLSWNISAFMQTTPHSYNVTICDSRCETGLYSCTNGSAAMSISISNLTSGTKYFLQISAFVVRPDSVTGGNIILQSNPATVEVKTVDHGIIFAVLMVIKLMLLAPPLCILYHILKKGSFEESNHYISPVLLSTEDTVVDLVSQKTPGIG; encoded by the exons ATGTCTGGCAATGAGACGGCAATTCTGCAACAGCTGGCGATTTTAG TGGTATGTCATGGCTTAGCAGTGGGTCAGATCTCTTCTTATTACTTCCTACTCCAAAGACCTATGCCATGGGTCAAAGCCCAGGAGTTCTGTCAGAAGTACTATGTGGACCTTGCTGTCCTGACCACAGAGGAGCAGTACTTCACTGTCCTGAATGCTACTCCTGCCACAAAAGTCAGCTTTTGGCTTGGTCTGAAGCGCCAGAGTGTCTCCAGTGACTGGCAGTGGGTGAATGGGGAACAACTGGGCTATGAACACTGGTATAGGAGAAACTATGAAGGCTGCTGTGCAAGTTTAGAGGCCATGCTGGAAAAAGACAAGAACCTGTTGGCTCGCTACTGTAAGGAACCACACATGGTCGTCTGTCAGG GTCCACATTCCCCTCAGTCGGTGACAGTGGACTCAGTGGGTGCGGAACATGTGAATCTTAGCTGGAATATCTCTGCCTTTATGCAGACGACACCACACAGTTACAATGTGACCATATGTGACAGCAGGTGTGAGACAGGCCTTTACTCCTGCACCAATGGTTCTGCAGCGATGAGCATCAGCATCTCCAACTTAACATCAGGCACAAAGTATTTCCTACAAATCTCTGCCTTTGTTGTTCGGCCTGACAGCGTTACTGGTGGAAACATCATCCTGCAAAGTAACCCTGCAACAGTAGAAGTTAAAACAG TAGATCACGGTATCATCTTTGCTGTTTTGATGGTCATCAAACTCATGTTGCTTGCTCCTCCACTGTGCATTCTTTATCATATCCTTAAAAAAG GTAGTTTTGAAGAATCAAATCATTACATCTCTCCAGTGTTGCTCTCAACTGAAGACACAGTAGTTGATCTGGTCTCTCAGAAAACTCCAGGCATTGGTTAA
- the LOC100712577 gene encoding uncharacterized protein LOC100712577 isoform X1, which yields MSGNETAILQQLAILVVCHGLAVGQISSYYFLLQRPMPWVKAQEFCQKYYVDLAVLTTEEQYFTVLNATPATKVSFWLGLKRQSVSSDWQWVNGEQLGYEHWYRRNYEGCCASLEAMLEKDKNLLARYCKEPHMVVCQGPHSPQSVTVDSVGAEHVNLSWNISAFMQTTPHSYNVTICDSRCETGLYSCTNGSAAMSISISNLTSGTKYFLQISAFVVRPDSVTGGNIILQSNPATVEVKTVDHGIIFAVLMVIKLMLLAPPLCILYHILKKAGSFEESNHYISPVLLSTEDTVVDLVSQKTPGIG from the exons ATGTCTGGCAATGAGACGGCAATTCTGCAACAGCTGGCGATTTTAG TGGTATGTCATGGCTTAGCAGTGGGTCAGATCTCTTCTTATTACTTCCTACTCCAAAGACCTATGCCATGGGTCAAAGCCCAGGAGTTCTGTCAGAAGTACTATGTGGACCTTGCTGTCCTGACCACAGAGGAGCAGTACTTCACTGTCCTGAATGCTACTCCTGCCACAAAAGTCAGCTTTTGGCTTGGTCTGAAGCGCCAGAGTGTCTCCAGTGACTGGCAGTGGGTGAATGGGGAACAACTGGGCTATGAACACTGGTATAGGAGAAACTATGAAGGCTGCTGTGCAAGTTTAGAGGCCATGCTGGAAAAAGACAAGAACCTGTTGGCTCGCTACTGTAAGGAACCACACATGGTCGTCTGTCAGG GTCCACATTCCCCTCAGTCGGTGACAGTGGACTCAGTGGGTGCGGAACATGTGAATCTTAGCTGGAATATCTCTGCCTTTATGCAGACGACACCACACAGTTACAATGTGACCATATGTGACAGCAGGTGTGAGACAGGCCTTTACTCCTGCACCAATGGTTCTGCAGCGATGAGCATCAGCATCTCCAACTTAACATCAGGCACAAAGTATTTCCTACAAATCTCTGCCTTTGTTGTTCGGCCTGACAGCGTTACTGGTGGAAACATCATCCTGCAAAGTAACCCTGCAACAGTAGAAGTTAAAACAG TAGATCACGGTATCATCTTTGCTGTTTTGATGGTCATCAAACTCATGTTGCTTGCTCCTCCACTGTGCATTCTTTATCATATCCTTAAAAAAG CAGGTAGTTTTGAAGAATCAAATCATTACATCTCTCCAGTGTTGCTCTCAACTGAAGACACAGTAGTTGATCTGGTCTCTCAGAAAACTCCAGGCATTGGTTAA
- the LOC102082422 gene encoding cell division cycle protein 20 homolog B isoform X2, translated as MRLKRWSEDSRRWEQSEAHEVTYKCFRRRIIQRRCREGPVASTPLAPGRQCEPSFEFDTVCQRLELDSPPRKHEPGQGVLPGNIQEAALVGGLSHSESVNLVNTECTIAGKTRPAAENAPQEQWVWRPAVQEPENLNRSGYDERKYDLQPFATLNKATLSLHGKSVVKLAAPSMLNDYYTNLLDCSCNGMVALALGSSVYIWNSETRDLVGHLDLSPQSGCRYRQSVSSLCWSTDGRALSIATRRGEIQLWDVEHKQNMRFLLSHLTVVRALSWKQQLLSSGSVLGHICHLDPRAFTPLVGVATQREGVCSLQWSPGGKWLASGSTEGLLHIWDDDIMGKKMSSQPVMTVKQPSAVKAMGWCPWQRNIIATGGGWKDGELRIWDTQSASCVTSAQTNSQICSLQWAEKKRYLVTGHGLPHHKVTSWVWEFHSLSPIYQFTGHSDRVLHLALNPDNSQIFSTSADQRFHIWDL; from the exons GAACAATCCGAGGCCCACGAAGTCACATACAAATGCTTCAGGAGGCGGATCATCCAGAGGCGCTGCAGAGAAGGCCCTGTTGCAAGTACCCCACTGGCCCCTGGGCGGCAGTGTGAGCCAAGCTTCGAGTTTGATACCGTCTGTCAGAGGCTGGAGCTCGATTCTCCACCGAGAAAGCATGAACCAGGACAGGGAGTCCTACCAGGAAATATCCAAG AGGCAGCATTGGTGGGAGGCTTGTCTCACTCTGAGTCTGTTAACTTGGTGAACACAGAGTGCACGATCGCTGGCAAGACAAGGCCTGCTGCAGAAAACGCCCCACAAGAG caATGGGTGTGGAGACCTGCAGTTCAAGAACCTGAAAATCTCAATCGCTCAG GTTATGATGAAAGAAAATATGATCTTCAGCCATTTGCCACTCTGAACAAAGCCACTCTGAGCCTGCACGGGAAGTCAGTGGTTAAGTTGGCAGCACCATCAATGCTGAATGACTACT ACACTAACCTTCTCGACTGCAGCTGTAATGGCATGGTTGCATTAGCACTCGGCTCTTCAGTTTACATTTGGAATTCAGAAACTCGTGATCTGGTTGGACATCTGGACCTGAGTCCACAATCAGGATGCCGATATCGTCAGTCGGTCTCGTCTCTGTGCTGGAGCACAGATGGAAGAGCCCTCAGTATCGCGACTAGACGAGGGGAGATACAG TTGTGGGATGTcgaacacaagcagaacatgagGTTTCTGCTGTCACACCTGACTGTGGTGAGAGCTCTTTCCTGGAAACAGCAGTTACTTAGCAG TGGATCTGTTCTTGGACATATCTGTCACCTTGACCCTCGGGCTTTCACACCTCTGGTAGGTGTAGCCACCCAGAGGGAGGGGGTCTGCAGTCTGCAGTGGTCACCAGGAGGCAAATGGCTGGCCAGCGGCTCCACAGAAGGCCTTCTCCATATCTGGGATGATGACAtcatgggaaaaaaaatgtcaagtcAGCCCGTAATGACAGTGAAGCAGCCCAGTGCTGTCAAG gcAATGGGGTGGTGCCCATGGCAGAGAAACATTATTGCTACAGGAGGGGGATGGAAAGATGGTGAGCTGAGAATCTGGGACACACAATCAGCATCTTGTGTAACTTCTGCCCAAACAAATTCACAG ATATGTTCTCTACAATGGGCTGAAAAGAAGCGATATCTGGTTACAGGTCATGGCCTACCTCATCACAAAGTCACATCTTGGGTGTGGGAGTTTCACTCTCTCAGCCCCATTTACCAGTTCACAG gtCACTCTGATAGAGTCCTACACTTGGCCTTAAACCCTGACAATTCTCAGATCTTCTCCACCAGTGCGGACCAGCGCTTTCACATCTGGGATTTGTAG
- the LOC102082422 gene encoding cell division cycle protein 20 homolog B isoform X1 produces the protein MLRDFTGKRHFPFKEQSEAHEVTYKCFRRRIIQRRCREGPVASTPLAPGRQCEPSFEFDTVCQRLELDSPPRKHEPGQGVLPGNIQEAALVGGLSHSESVNLVNTECTIAGKTRPAAENAPQEQWVWRPAVQEPENLNRSGYDERKYDLQPFATLNKATLSLHGKSVVKLAAPSMLNDYYTNLLDCSCNGMVALALGSSVYIWNSETRDLVGHLDLSPQSGCRYRQSVSSLCWSTDGRALSIATRRGEIQLWDVEHKQNMRFLLSHLTVVRALSWKQQLLSSGSVLGHICHLDPRAFTPLVGVATQREGVCSLQWSPGGKWLASGSTEGLLHIWDDDIMGKKMSSQPVMTVKQPSAVKAMGWCPWQRNIIATGGGWKDGELRIWDTQSASCVTSAQTNSQICSLQWAEKKRYLVTGHGLPHHKVTSWVWEFHSLSPIYQFTGHSDRVLHLALNPDNSQIFSTSADQRFHIWDL, from the exons GAACAATCCGAGGCCCACGAAGTCACATACAAATGCTTCAGGAGGCGGATCATCCAGAGGCGCTGCAGAGAAGGCCCTGTTGCAAGTACCCCACTGGCCCCTGGGCGGCAGTGTGAGCCAAGCTTCGAGTTTGATACCGTCTGTCAGAGGCTGGAGCTCGATTCTCCACCGAGAAAGCATGAACCAGGACAGGGAGTCCTACCAGGAAATATCCAAG AGGCAGCATTGGTGGGAGGCTTGTCTCACTCTGAGTCTGTTAACTTGGTGAACACAGAGTGCACGATCGCTGGCAAGACAAGGCCTGCTGCAGAAAACGCCCCACAAGAG caATGGGTGTGGAGACCTGCAGTTCAAGAACCTGAAAATCTCAATCGCTCAG GTTATGATGAAAGAAAATATGATCTTCAGCCATTTGCCACTCTGAACAAAGCCACTCTGAGCCTGCACGGGAAGTCAGTGGTTAAGTTGGCAGCACCATCAATGCTGAATGACTACT ACACTAACCTTCTCGACTGCAGCTGTAATGGCATGGTTGCATTAGCACTCGGCTCTTCAGTTTACATTTGGAATTCAGAAACTCGTGATCTGGTTGGACATCTGGACCTGAGTCCACAATCAGGATGCCGATATCGTCAGTCGGTCTCGTCTCTGTGCTGGAGCACAGATGGAAGAGCCCTCAGTATCGCGACTAGACGAGGGGAGATACAG TTGTGGGATGTcgaacacaagcagaacatgagGTTTCTGCTGTCACACCTGACTGTGGTGAGAGCTCTTTCCTGGAAACAGCAGTTACTTAGCAG TGGATCTGTTCTTGGACATATCTGTCACCTTGACCCTCGGGCTTTCACACCTCTGGTAGGTGTAGCCACCCAGAGGGAGGGGGTCTGCAGTCTGCAGTGGTCACCAGGAGGCAAATGGCTGGCCAGCGGCTCCACAGAAGGCCTTCTCCATATCTGGGATGATGACAtcatgggaaaaaaaatgtcaagtcAGCCCGTAATGACAGTGAAGCAGCCCAGTGCTGTCAAG gcAATGGGGTGGTGCCCATGGCAGAGAAACATTATTGCTACAGGAGGGGGATGGAAAGATGGTGAGCTGAGAATCTGGGACACACAATCAGCATCTTGTGTAACTTCTGCCCAAACAAATTCACAG ATATGTTCTCTACAATGGGCTGAAAAGAAGCGATATCTGGTTACAGGTCATGGCCTACCTCATCACAAAGTCACATCTTGGGTGTGGGAGTTTCACTCTCTCAGCCCCATTTACCAGTTCACAG gtCACTCTGATAGAGTCCTACACTTGGCCTTAAACCCTGACAATTCTCAGATCTTCTCCACCAGTGCGGACCAGCGCTTTCACATCTGGGATTTGTAG